In a single window of the Elaeis guineensis isolate ETL-2024a chromosome 6, EG11, whole genome shotgun sequence genome:
- the LOC105032736 gene encoding myosin-1 isoform X2 encodes MSAAMVARSSLEVMLDTIRQMDEQPKDAPPALPVRPTSRGRLPSSKRSLTVNFKLESGAPKILFKDSVKKEENIKHQPLMEDKGVLFKSGIFGSKWIAKVEQPEESPYAKMPELESCEERADQSNSLDSSAALSPMATSLEEKFGWGDTIDCVLKKKMRVWCCLPDTKWGLGKIQSVSGGDANVLLSDGKVLTISVENLLPANPDILDGVDDLIQLSYLNEPSVLQNLQYRYSRDLVYTKAGPVLVAVNPFKKVSLYGNDFVSAYRQKLMDSPHVYAIADSAYSEMMRDGVNQSIIISGESGAGKTETAKIAMQYLAALGGGSGIEYEILQTNTILESFGNARTSRNNNSSRFGKLIEIHFSSAGKICGAKIQTCKHIFAIHCFFADVLDNFHNLSAQLTSFIYHILLVKHLAVLLEKSRVVQRATGERSYHVFYQLCAGAPLHLKEQLKLKAANEYKYLKQSDCVRIDDVDDAQRFQMLMQALDTVQIPKEDQENAFAMLAAVLWLGNIDFSVIDNENHVEVVLCEGVVNAANLLGCKVPDLMLALSTHKIRAGNDDIVQKLTLSQATDTRDALAKSIYASLFDWLVEQINKSLQMGKCHTGRSISILDIYGFESFHKNSFEQFCINYANERLQQHFNRHLFKIEQEEYTEDGIDWTNVQFIDNTDCLNLFEKKPLGLLSLLDEESTFPKATDLTFGNKLKQHLSGSPCFKGENGGAFRICHYAGEVLYDTSGFLEKNRDPLHSDSIQLLLSCSCQLPQLFASNIRRQSQKESSSFRQPSRVDSQKQSVGTKFKGQLFKLMQWLENTTPHFIRCIKPNSKQLPGMYQHGLVLEQLRCCGVLEVVRISRSGYPTRMTHQQFAERYGFLLLENLASQDSLSVSVAVLHQFNVPPEMYQVGYTKLFFRTGQVAALEDARNRTLQAILWVQKKFRGHQARRYYQALKKGVTTLQSFVRGEKARCEFEVSMKRWKAAILIQKHVRRQIARTMFDNQQKDIILLQCVIRGWLARNRFVHLKNQEISELDHGKVNTDANEDPPEMKDTNEEHSQVHPSVLAELQRRALKAEALLREKEEENAILKQQLQQYEMRWSEYEAKMKFMEETWQKQLSSLQVSLAAARKSLADDDMASHQGKLDASPVQHSYDSEDAISAGTRTPEGTPAKRSHACDAGVVRNSNGTWSAVKHLDASDAGLIRYSNGTQSAVSHLVKEFEQQTQVFEDDAVFLVEVKSRQDSSINPDEELQKLKARFVTWKKDYKVRLKETKIALQKLGNPEERTRKRWWGNWSTK; translated from the exons ATGTCAGCTGCCATGGTGGCTCGGAGCTCGCTGGAGGTAATGCTTGACACCATCAGGCAGATGGATGAGCAGCCAAAAGATGCACCACCGGCATTGCCTGTTCGTCCCACTTCAAGAGGCCGGCTGCCCTCATCGAAAAGGTCACTGACCGTCAATTTTAAGCTCGAAagtggtgcacccaaaattttgtTCAAGGACTCTGTAAAGAAGGAAGAGAACATAAAGCACCAGCCTTTGATGGAAGATAAGGGGGTGCTGTTCAAAAGTGGGATTTTTGGAAGCAAGTGGATCGCAAAGGTGGAACAGCCAGAAGAGTCTCCATATGCTAAGATGCCAGAGTTAGAGAGCTGCGAGGAAAGAGCGGATCAATCTAATAGTTTAGACTCTTCTGCTGCACTCTCGCCTATGGCAACTTCACTGGAAGAGAAGTTTGGGTGGGGGGACACCATTGATTGTGTCCTAAAGAAG AAAATGAGGGTTTGGTGCTGCCTTCCAGATACTAAGTGGGGGTTAGGGAAGATTCAATCAGTTTCTGGAGGCGATGCTAATGTTCTGCTGTCCGATGGCAAA GTTCTGACAATTTCTGTAGAAAATCTCTTGCCGGCAAACCCAGACATCCTTGATGGTGTGGACGATCTTATACAACTCAGTTACTTAAATGAGCCCTCAGTTCTTCAGAATCTGCAGTACAGATATTCTCGTGATTTAGTTTAT ACCAAAGCTGGGCCTGTTTTGGTTGCAGTTAATCCCTTTAAAAAGGTTTCTTTATATGGAAATGATTTTGTTTCTGCTTATAGGCAGAAACTTATGGACAGTCCACATGTCTATGCAATAGCAGATAGTGCCTACAGTGAAATGATGAGAG ATGGAGTAAATCAATCTATCATCATAAG TGGTGAAAGTGGAGCTGGAAAAACTGAAACAGCAAAAATTGCGATGCAATACCTTGCTGCTCTTGGGGGTGGCAGTGGGATAGAGTATGAGATTCTGCAGACGAACACGATTCTGGAATCATTTGGAAATGCAAGAACTTCGAGAAATAACAATTCTAGCCGTTTT GGGAAACTGATTGAAATACATTTTAGTTCTGCTGGAAAAATTTGTGGTGCCAAGATCCAAACTTGTAAGCATATTTTTGCAATTCATTGCTTCTTTGCAGATGTACTAGATAATTTCCATAATCTTTCAGCTCAACTAACAAGTTTCATTTACCATATCCTGTTGGTCAAACACCTAGCAGTTCTACTTGAAAAG TCCAGGGTGGTTCAAAGAGCGACAGGGGAAAGATCATACCATGTTTTCTATCAACTTTGTGCGGGAGCTCCTCTCCATCTTAAAG AGCAATTGAAGCTAAAAGCAGCCAATGAATACAAATATTTAAAGCAAAGTGATTGTGTGAGGattgatgatgttgatgatgctcAAAGATTTCAAATGTTGATG CAAGCCTTGGATACTGTCCAAATCCCTAAGGAAGATCAAGAGAATGCATTTGCTATGCTCGCAGCGGTGTTATGGCTGGGGAACATTGACTTCTCAGTAATTGATAATGAAAACCATGTGGAAGTTGTTTTGTGTGAAG GTGTAGTTAATGCAGCAAATTTGTTGGGCTGCAAAGTTCCTGACTTGATGCTAGCTTTATCAACTCATAAAATTCGAGCTGGCAATGATGATATTGTTCAAAAGCTTACATTATCACAG GCCACTGACACCAGGGATGCATTGGCAAAATCAATTTATGCTAGCTTGTTTGACTGGCTTGTAGAACAAATTAACAAGTCACTCCAAATGGGAAAATGCCATACTGGGAGATCCATAAGTATTTTAGATATTTATGGGTTTGAAtcctttcat AAGAACAGTTTTGAACAATTTTGCATCAACTATGCTAATGAGAGACTACAGCAGCACTTCAATCGACATCTGTTCAAAATTGAACAAGAG GAGTATACAGAAGATGGAATTGACTGGACCAATGTTCAATTTATCGATAACACTGATTGTCTAAATCTATTTGAGAAG AAACCCCTTGGTCTATTGTCTTTGTTGGATGAAGAGTCAACTTTCCCTAAAGCAACTGATCTGACCTTTGGTAACAAGCTCAAGCAGCACCTGAGTGGTAGCCCCTGCTTTAAGGGGGAAAATGGTGGTGCTTTCAGAATTTGTCATTATGCTGGAGAG GTTTTGTATGACACAAGTGGCTTCTTGGAGAAGAATAGAGACCCATTGCATTCAGATTCTATCCAGCTGCTTTTATCATGCTCctgtcaacttcctcagctatttgcCTCCAATATACGTCGTCAATCTCAGAAGGAATCCAGTTCTTTTCGACAACCAAGTAGGGTTGATTCACAAAAGCAGAGTGTCGGGACAAAATTTAAG GGTCAATTGTTCAAGCTGATGCAGTGGTTAGAGAATACTACACCTCACTTTATTAGATGCATTAAGCCAAACAGTAAGCAACTTCCTGGCATGTATCAACATGGTCTTGTCTTAGAACAGCTAAGATGCTGTGGGGTACTGGAAGTTGTCCGGATATCAAGGTCAGGCTATCCAACTAGAATGACACACCAGCAATTCGCTGAAAG GTACGGCTTTCTTCTCTTAGAGAATCTTGCATCTCAGGATTCACTCAGTGTTTCAGTTGCTGTTCTGCATCAGTTTAATGTCCCACCTGAGATGTATCAAGTTGGTTACACAAAATTATTTTTCCGCACAGGACAG GTTGCTGCATTAGAAGATGCTAGAAACCGCACTCTGCAAGCAATTCTTTGGGTTCAGAAAAAATTCCGTGGTCATCAAGCCCGTCGTTATTACCAAGCACTCAAGAAAGGAGTAACTACACTGCAATCAT TTGTCCGAGGTGAAAAAGCCAGGTGTGAATTTGAAGTTTCAATGAAGAGATGGAAGGCAGCTATTCTCATACAAAAACATGTGAGGCGTCAGATTGCAAGGACAATGTTTGATAACCAGCAGAAGGATATTATACTTTTGCAGTGCG ttATTCGTGGGTGGTTGGCAAGGAATCGTTTTGTTCATCTGAAAAATCAGGAGATATCAGAGCTTGATCATGGGAAAGTTAACACAGATGCAAATGAGGATCCTCCAGAAATGAAG GATACCAATGAGGAGCACTCTCAGGTACACCCTTCAGTTTTGGCTGAACTACAGAGGCGGGCTCTGAAGGCAGAGGCATTATtgagagaaaaggaagaagaaaatgcCATCTTAAAACAACAACTTCAACAATATGAGATGAGATGGTCAGAGTATGAGGCAAAAATGAAGTTTATGGAGGAGACATGGCAGAAACAGCTGTCTTCTTTGCAGGT TAGTTTAGCTGCAGCCAGGAAGAGTCTTGCTGATGATGATATGGCAAGTCACCAAGGAAAGCTTGACGCATCACCAGTTCAACACTCCTATGACTCGGAAGATGCCATATCTGCTGGAACCCGCACGCCTGAAGGCACTCCAGCTAAACGGTCCCATGCTTGTGATGCTGGAGTCGTGAGAAATTCTAATGGCACTTGGAGTGCAGTTAAACACCTTGACGCTTCTGATGCTGGACTCATAAGATATTCTAATGGGACCCAGAGTGCAGTTAGCCACCTCGTAAAGGAGTTTGAGCAGCAGACACAGGTCTTTGAGGATGATGCAGTGTTCCTTGTTGAGGTGAAGTCAAGGCAAGATTCCAGCATAAACCCAGATGAAGAGCTTCAAAAACTGAAGGCCCGGTTTGTGACTTGGAAGAAGGATTATAAGGTTCGGTTAAAAGAGACAAAAATTGCACTTCAAAAGCTTGGCAATCCTGAAGAGAGAACGCGCAAGAGATGGTGGGGCAATTGGAGCACAAAATGA
- the LOC105032736 gene encoding myosin-2 isoform X1 yields the protein MSAAMVARSSLEVMLDTIRQMDEQPKDAPPALPVRPTSRGRLPSSKRSLTVNFKLESGAPKILFKDSVKKEENIKHQPLMEDKGVLFKSGIFGSKWIAKVEQPEESPYAKMPELESCEERADQSNSLDSSAALSPMATSLEEKFGWGDTIDCVLKKKMRVWCCLPDTKWGLGKIQSVSGGDANVLLSDGKVLTISVENLLPANPDILDGVDDLIQLSYLNEPSVLQNLQYRYSRDLVYTKAGPVLVAVNPFKKVSLYGNDFVSAYRQKLMDSPHVYAIADSAYSEMMRDGVNQSIIISGESGAGKTETAKIAMQYLAALGGGSGIEYEILQTNTILESFGNARTSRNNNSSRFGKLIEIHFSSAGKICGAKIQTCKHIFAIHCFFADVLDNFHNLSAQLTSFIYHILLVKHLAVLLEKSRVVQRATGERSYHVFYQLCAGAPLHLKEQLKLKAANEYKYLKQSDCVRIDDVDDAQRFQMLMQALDTVQIPKEDQENAFAMLAAVLWLGNIDFSVIDNENHVEVVLCEGVVNAANLLGCKVPDLMLALSTHKIRAGNDDIVQKLTLSQATDTRDALAKSIYASLFDWLVEQINKSLQMGKCHTGRSISILDIYGFESFHKNSFEQFCINYANERLQQHFNRHLFKIEQEEYTEDGIDWTNVQFIDNTDCLNLFEKKPLGLLSLLDEESTFPKATDLTFGNKLKQHLSGSPCFKGENGGAFRICHYAGEVLYDTSGFLEKNRDPLHSDSIQLLLSCSCQLPQLFASNIRRQSQKESSSFRQPSRVDSQKQSVGTKFKGQLFKLMQWLENTTPHFIRCIKPNSKQLPGMYQHGLVLEQLRCCGVLEVVRISRSGYPTRMTHQQFAERYGFLLLENLASQDSLSVSVAVLHQFNVPPEMYQVGYTKLFFRTGQVAALEDARNRTLQAILWVQKKFRGHQARRYYQALKKGVTTLQSFVRGEKARCEFEVSMKRWKAAILIQKHVRRQIARTMFDNQQKDIILLQCVIRGWLARNRFVHLKNQEISELDHGKVNTDANEDPPEMKLQVLFFINGQYSC from the exons ATGTCAGCTGCCATGGTGGCTCGGAGCTCGCTGGAGGTAATGCTTGACACCATCAGGCAGATGGATGAGCAGCCAAAAGATGCACCACCGGCATTGCCTGTTCGTCCCACTTCAAGAGGCCGGCTGCCCTCATCGAAAAGGTCACTGACCGTCAATTTTAAGCTCGAAagtggtgcacccaaaattttgtTCAAGGACTCTGTAAAGAAGGAAGAGAACATAAAGCACCAGCCTTTGATGGAAGATAAGGGGGTGCTGTTCAAAAGTGGGATTTTTGGAAGCAAGTGGATCGCAAAGGTGGAACAGCCAGAAGAGTCTCCATATGCTAAGATGCCAGAGTTAGAGAGCTGCGAGGAAAGAGCGGATCAATCTAATAGTTTAGACTCTTCTGCTGCACTCTCGCCTATGGCAACTTCACTGGAAGAGAAGTTTGGGTGGGGGGACACCATTGATTGTGTCCTAAAGAAG AAAATGAGGGTTTGGTGCTGCCTTCCAGATACTAAGTGGGGGTTAGGGAAGATTCAATCAGTTTCTGGAGGCGATGCTAATGTTCTGCTGTCCGATGGCAAA GTTCTGACAATTTCTGTAGAAAATCTCTTGCCGGCAAACCCAGACATCCTTGATGGTGTGGACGATCTTATACAACTCAGTTACTTAAATGAGCCCTCAGTTCTTCAGAATCTGCAGTACAGATATTCTCGTGATTTAGTTTAT ACCAAAGCTGGGCCTGTTTTGGTTGCAGTTAATCCCTTTAAAAAGGTTTCTTTATATGGAAATGATTTTGTTTCTGCTTATAGGCAGAAACTTATGGACAGTCCACATGTCTATGCAATAGCAGATAGTGCCTACAGTGAAATGATGAGAG ATGGAGTAAATCAATCTATCATCATAAG TGGTGAAAGTGGAGCTGGAAAAACTGAAACAGCAAAAATTGCGATGCAATACCTTGCTGCTCTTGGGGGTGGCAGTGGGATAGAGTATGAGATTCTGCAGACGAACACGATTCTGGAATCATTTGGAAATGCAAGAACTTCGAGAAATAACAATTCTAGCCGTTTT GGGAAACTGATTGAAATACATTTTAGTTCTGCTGGAAAAATTTGTGGTGCCAAGATCCAAACTTGTAAGCATATTTTTGCAATTCATTGCTTCTTTGCAGATGTACTAGATAATTTCCATAATCTTTCAGCTCAACTAACAAGTTTCATTTACCATATCCTGTTGGTCAAACACCTAGCAGTTCTACTTGAAAAG TCCAGGGTGGTTCAAAGAGCGACAGGGGAAAGATCATACCATGTTTTCTATCAACTTTGTGCGGGAGCTCCTCTCCATCTTAAAG AGCAATTGAAGCTAAAAGCAGCCAATGAATACAAATATTTAAAGCAAAGTGATTGTGTGAGGattgatgatgttgatgatgctcAAAGATTTCAAATGTTGATG CAAGCCTTGGATACTGTCCAAATCCCTAAGGAAGATCAAGAGAATGCATTTGCTATGCTCGCAGCGGTGTTATGGCTGGGGAACATTGACTTCTCAGTAATTGATAATGAAAACCATGTGGAAGTTGTTTTGTGTGAAG GTGTAGTTAATGCAGCAAATTTGTTGGGCTGCAAAGTTCCTGACTTGATGCTAGCTTTATCAACTCATAAAATTCGAGCTGGCAATGATGATATTGTTCAAAAGCTTACATTATCACAG GCCACTGACACCAGGGATGCATTGGCAAAATCAATTTATGCTAGCTTGTTTGACTGGCTTGTAGAACAAATTAACAAGTCACTCCAAATGGGAAAATGCCATACTGGGAGATCCATAAGTATTTTAGATATTTATGGGTTTGAAtcctttcat AAGAACAGTTTTGAACAATTTTGCATCAACTATGCTAATGAGAGACTACAGCAGCACTTCAATCGACATCTGTTCAAAATTGAACAAGAG GAGTATACAGAAGATGGAATTGACTGGACCAATGTTCAATTTATCGATAACACTGATTGTCTAAATCTATTTGAGAAG AAACCCCTTGGTCTATTGTCTTTGTTGGATGAAGAGTCAACTTTCCCTAAAGCAACTGATCTGACCTTTGGTAACAAGCTCAAGCAGCACCTGAGTGGTAGCCCCTGCTTTAAGGGGGAAAATGGTGGTGCTTTCAGAATTTGTCATTATGCTGGAGAG GTTTTGTATGACACAAGTGGCTTCTTGGAGAAGAATAGAGACCCATTGCATTCAGATTCTATCCAGCTGCTTTTATCATGCTCctgtcaacttcctcagctatttgcCTCCAATATACGTCGTCAATCTCAGAAGGAATCCAGTTCTTTTCGACAACCAAGTAGGGTTGATTCACAAAAGCAGAGTGTCGGGACAAAATTTAAG GGTCAATTGTTCAAGCTGATGCAGTGGTTAGAGAATACTACACCTCACTTTATTAGATGCATTAAGCCAAACAGTAAGCAACTTCCTGGCATGTATCAACATGGTCTTGTCTTAGAACAGCTAAGATGCTGTGGGGTACTGGAAGTTGTCCGGATATCAAGGTCAGGCTATCCAACTAGAATGACACACCAGCAATTCGCTGAAAG GTACGGCTTTCTTCTCTTAGAGAATCTTGCATCTCAGGATTCACTCAGTGTTTCAGTTGCTGTTCTGCATCAGTTTAATGTCCCACCTGAGATGTATCAAGTTGGTTACACAAAATTATTTTTCCGCACAGGACAG GTTGCTGCATTAGAAGATGCTAGAAACCGCACTCTGCAAGCAATTCTTTGGGTTCAGAAAAAATTCCGTGGTCATCAAGCCCGTCGTTATTACCAAGCACTCAAGAAAGGAGTAACTACACTGCAATCAT TTGTCCGAGGTGAAAAAGCCAGGTGTGAATTTGAAGTTTCAATGAAGAGATGGAAGGCAGCTATTCTCATACAAAAACATGTGAGGCGTCAGATTGCAAGGACAATGTTTGATAACCAGCAGAAGGATATTATACTTTTGCAGTGCG ttATTCGTGGGTGGTTGGCAAGGAATCGTTTTGTTCATCTGAAAAATCAGGAGATATCAGAGCTTGATCATGGGAAAGTTAACACAGATGCAAATGAGGATCCTCCAGAAATGAAG CTGCAAGTTCTGTTCTTTATCAATGGACAGTATAGTTGCTAA